From Vicinamibacteria bacterium:
CTGTTGATCTCGAACGAAGCTTGTGCCACAATGCCCGCATTACCTGACCTCGGGGGGGGTAGCGGTAGCTGGCTAGGGGTTCGGAAATGGCCTCGCAGGTCGGGATGTTCACGAAACGCTGCCTGAGCGGTCGTGAAAGTTGGGGCATCTCGGAATCACACACAGCATCTGAGGTCTCGTGGCATGGTGGCACGCCGGTACCGACCGAATTCAAATTGGGGCGCTCCCTCACCCCATCCATAGAGAACAACGTGGATCACCCCCCTGGATGAGACTCGCGGGCTGTGCCAGAACCATCCGCATGGCCCGAGAACAAGCCAAGTAGACAATCCTTGAAGAAGTTTCATGTCGGCATTTGGCCGACGGGAAGAGCGAAATGCTGCGGGTGCAGGGGGCATCGAGATGTTGGCAACTACGACAGATGATCGAATCGGCAACATGACTAATACGACGCACCGAGTGGGGAGTCCCAAATTGGTCGCCACGAATCTGCGAATGAGCTACGGGGGTCGGCAGGCGCTCTTCGGTCTGTCCTTCTCGCTGGACGCCGGACGTATCCTCGGTTTCCTGGGTCCGAACGGCGCTGGCAAGACCACGGCCATCCGCATTCTGACGACGATTCTGAAGCCCACTTCGGGGCGGTTCAGCGTCGACGGAATCAGCTCGGATTTCCCCCAGCGAATTCGCAGCAAGATCGGTGTGCTGCCCGAGAGCCTCGGGTTTCACAAGCAAATGACGGGTCTCGAGTGCGTGAGCTACTTCGGGCAGCTCTACGGCCGGTCCGCGGCCGATGCGCATGAGCACGGGCTCGCGCTTCTCGAAGAAGTCGGTCTCGGGAAGCGAGCCAGGTCACTGATCGGCACCTACAGCCGCGGGATGCGGCAGAGACTGGGAATCGCTCGGGCTCTGGTCAACGATCCCGTCATCGTTTTTCTCGACGAGCCTACCCTGGGGCTCGACCCCCGCGGTCAACAGGAGCTCCTGGTGATGGTGCGGCGGATAGCCAAGGAGCGTAACGCCGGTATCATCCTGTGCACCCACCATTTGTCGGAGATCGAGGGCTATTGCGACGATGTGGTCATTCTGAACGCGGGCCGGGTCGTCACGAGCGGATCGGTGGCCGAGGTCATCGGCCGAGCGCAGCGAGAGCTTTCCCTCCGACAGATTGTCAAGATCCATGTTCCTACGGCGGCAACGGCACAGGCGGCCAAGGCACTGGACAGCCTGTCGAACGTCCTCAAGGTGGTTCCTAGCACCGAGACAGAAGGCTGGTTGCGCGTCGAGCTCGATCGCAGTGTCGACGGAGACTCTTCCGGGACCCGGGTCAAGAACGCGATCCTGGACGCGCTCATCCGCGCCGAGATTCCCATCCTCAATTTCGAGGTCGAGGGTGGTCGGTTGCTGGACGTCTTCTTCCACCTCACCGAGAACGAAGACGAACAGACCTCGAAGAACACGTGAAGGCAAACAAAATGAATCGAACAGAACCAATGCGCGGTCGCCCCTCTGGTCCCTCTTCGTCCACCTGGTGGCTCGTATTCCGCAGAGAGCTCACCGAGCTATGGGTGGGGGGCAAAGCACTCATTCTCATCATTCTGTTCAGCGTCCTGCTGGCAGTGATGTCTTACGTGCTCGCCTCCAACCATGAGCTCGACTTGATTCCGCCGCCCGAGATGGTCTACTTGACGCTCCAGACCGCCATCGTCGTGGGCGTTTTCATCGGGCTCATCATCGGCGCCGACAGCATCAGCGGCGAGCGAGAACGAGCCACGCTCGAAGCGCTGTTGCTGACTCCCACGAGTCGCACTCAGATCATCGTTGGCAAATTTCTCGCAGCCATCTCGCCATGGCCCGTCGCCTACCTGGTTTGCTACCCGTTCCTTTCCGTACTGTCGCAGGGACATCCAGTCTTGGGTCCGGCAATGTTCTGGGGTGCCATACTCGGCACGTTCCTGACTCTCGCATTCACTGGCTTCGGGATGCTCGTCAGTAGCTGGTCCAATTCGCTCAAGGGCAGCATGTTCGTCAGCCTGACGGTTTACGTCCTCTTCCTCCTTCCCACCCAGTTCCCCGGCGCCGCCCAAACGGGCATGATGGGAAGGGCTCTGAAACTGGTGAACCCGCTCGAGTCAGTCAACCATTTTCTCGAGAAGATCCTCGTCAACAACAGGGGTGTGGACGAAGTATTCTTCTACCTCTCCGCCCCCATCCTGTTTTTCGTGCTCACCCTCGGGATGCTGTTCTTGTTTGCCAGTCCGAGGCTCTGTCTCGAGCCAGCCCATAACGGACGGTTGCGTTTGCCCTGGAGCCGTGCGGCGAGCTTGTTCTTGATCGGCTGTCTCAGCGGGTCACTTTCGGCCCGACCGGCGAACGCTCAGGAAGAGCCATCTGAAGAGGAACAGTCGGAAGACGAGGCAGCGCCGGAAGAAGGGGCGGATCCCGTAACCGGCATGGCTCCAGCGCATGATTTCG
This genomic window contains:
- a CDS encoding ABC transporter ATP-binding protein, with product MTNTTHRVGSPKLVATNLRMSYGGRQALFGLSFSLDAGRILGFLGPNGAGKTTAIRILTTILKPTSGRFSVDGISSDFPQRIRSKIGVLPESLGFHKQMTGLECVSYFGQLYGRSAADAHEHGLALLEEVGLGKRARSLIGTYSRGMRQRLGIARALVNDPVIVFLDEPTLGLDPRGQQELLVMVRRIAKERNAGIILCTHHLSEIEGYCDDVVILNAGRVVTSGSVAEVIGRAQRELSLRQIVKIHVPTAATAQAAKALDSLSNVLKVVPSTETEGWLRVELDRSVDGDSSGTRVKNAILDALIRAEIPILNFEVEGGRLLDVFFHLTENEDEQTSKNT
- a CDS encoding ABC transporter permease subunit, coding for MRGRPSGPSSSTWWLVFRRELTELWVGGKALILIILFSVLLAVMSYVLASNHELDLIPPPEMVYLTLQTAIVVGVFIGLIIGADSISGERERATLEALLLTPTSRTQIIVGKFLAAISPWPVAYLVCYPFLSVLSQGHPVLGPAMFWGAILGTFLTLAFTGFGMLVSSWSNSLKGSMFVSLTVYVLFLLPTQFPGAAQTGMMGRALKLVNPLESVNHFLEKILVNNRGVDEVFFYLSAPILFFVLTLGMLFLFASPRLCLEPAHNGRLRLPWSRAASLFLIGCLSGSLSARPANAQEEPSEEEQSEDEAAPEEGADPVTGMAPAHDFVVPDLPLRVSIDVGYRQMKTGEMINFKTSVTNDSPDEESPAMIVAMNIINIDGEGDPVDPEDWSPQRAQYVEPLEPGETAIQDWTVHAVWEGEFITYMVVIPEPEGPDSTTQPLTTSGIHMTVESGQGLNPGGVLPVAIAIPIALVVVTALIFRMRRKAVDAGAA